The Pseudomonas sp. R4-35-07 genome contains a region encoding:
- a CDS encoding glycosyltransferase, which translates to MNIMFFITGLGMGGAERQVVDLADRMSARGHNVVIAYLTGKQEVLPGEPRVSVVALNGDKTLRGMVRAINNLIKLIRRFKPDVLHSHMVHANLIARVIRFVIKIPKLICTAHSSNEGGKLKMLAYRLTDFLADVTTNVSQEAVDILIAKGASSAGRMIFVPNGIDTERYVFDEQVRDQVRARESIDSSIKVILAVGRLVEAKNYPCLLDAFKLISQDDENVRLWIVGDGPLATDLALRVNEAHLDEKIKFFGRRNDVPSFYCAADVYVLSSAWEGFGLVVAEAMSCKTLVVATDCGGVKEVLGGSGYLVEPFNPEALRQSIKLALSLPPEEKNSLVTSARSRVVDNFSIDSVISTWERLYTQPESS; encoded by the coding sequence ATGAACATAATGTTTTTTATCACAGGGTTGGGCATGGGTGGCGCCGAGAGACAAGTCGTGGATCTTGCTGATCGCATGAGTGCACGGGGACATAACGTCGTTATTGCTTATTTGACAGGCAAGCAGGAAGTGCTTCCTGGGGAGCCCAGGGTATCTGTTGTAGCGTTGAATGGTGATAAGACGTTACGTGGGATGGTGCGCGCGATAAATAATCTGATTAAACTAATTAGACGATTTAAACCCGACGTGCTACATAGTCATATGGTGCACGCGAACTTGATAGCTAGGGTGATTCGTTTCGTTATCAAAATACCTAAGCTTATTTGTACGGCACACAGTTCAAATGAAGGTGGTAAGCTGAAAATGCTGGCTTACCGTCTGACTGATTTTCTAGCTGATGTTACGACAAATGTGAGCCAGGAAGCCGTTGATATACTTATTGCAAAGGGTGCCTCATCTGCCGGGCGTATGATCTTTGTACCTAATGGGATAGATACGGAGCGCTATGTTTTTGATGAGCAAGTGCGTGATCAGGTTCGTGCCAGAGAGTCAATAGACTCTTCTATCAAAGTTATATTGGCTGTAGGGCGGCTCGTCGAGGCAAAAAACTATCCCTGTTTATTAGATGCATTTAAGCTGATCTCGCAGGATGATGAAAACGTGCGTCTGTGGATAGTGGGCGACGGTCCTTTGGCTACTGATCTGGCGCTCCGCGTCAACGAAGCCCACCTTGACGAGAAGATAAAATTTTTTGGACGACGCAATGACGTACCGTCATTTTATTGTGCTGCAGATGTGTATGTATTGTCTTCCGCATGGGAGGGTTTCGGGCTCGTAGTGGCCGAGGCGATGTCATGCAAAACCTTAGTGGTTGCGACAGACTGCGGAGGGGTGAAAGAGGTGCTAGGTGGCAGCGGCTATCTTGTTGAACCGTTTAATCCTGAAGCATTACGTCAGAGTATCAAACTAGCACTGAGCCTACCTCCAGAGGAAAAGAACTCGCTAGTCACCTCTGCCAGGTCGAGAGTGGTTGATAACTTTTCCATAGACTCTGTGATTAGTACATGGGAGCGGTTATACACCCAACCAGAAAGCTCATAA
- a CDS encoding glycosyltransferase family 4 protein, with protein sequence MAFWIAITSIASSMFLTGLLRRYALQRNVLDIPNSRSSHSVPTPRGGGVAIVLGFLISLGLMRCFGLIDHAFFLASFVAGIIVAALGFLDDHGHIPARWRLLGHFFSAIWALYWIGGVPSITIFGLPIHLGWIGGILAVLYAVWMLNLYNFMDGIDGLASAQAICACSSAAFIYWFLGYEELLWPPIYLALATAGFFYWNFPKARIFMGDAGSGFLGITLAMISLEAVSFSSALLWVWLILLGVFIVDATLTLLRRLVRGEKVYEAHRSHAYQYASRIFNAHIPVTLCIIVINFIWLFPIALLVAFDRLDGAAGLLIAYTPLIILALKFKAGIKEVNY encoded by the coding sequence ATGGCTTTCTGGATAGCGATTACTTCAATAGCGAGCTCCATGTTTTTAACCGGATTGTTGCGTCGGTATGCGCTCCAGCGAAATGTGTTGGATATCCCTAATAGCAGAAGTTCACATTCGGTACCGACTCCTCGCGGCGGCGGTGTGGCAATTGTGCTAGGGTTTTTAATATCATTGGGTTTAATGCGTTGCTTTGGGCTGATTGATCACGCTTTTTTCCTTGCATCGTTCGTGGCTGGCATAATCGTAGCCGCTTTGGGATTTCTGGATGACCATGGCCACATTCCTGCGCGCTGGCGATTATTAGGACATTTTTTTTCAGCAATATGGGCGTTATATTGGATCGGTGGGGTACCGTCGATTACGATTTTTGGATTACCAATCCATCTAGGTTGGATTGGCGGAATTCTAGCTGTTTTGTATGCCGTATGGATGTTGAATCTTTACAACTTCATGGACGGCATTGATGGACTGGCGAGTGCTCAAGCTATTTGTGCTTGCTCTTCCGCCGCTTTTATCTATTGGTTCTTAGGATATGAAGAGCTGTTATGGCCGCCTATTTATTTGGCTTTGGCAACAGCAGGTTTTTTCTACTGGAACTTCCCCAAAGCCCGAATTTTTATGGGGGATGCGGGGAGTGGTTTTCTAGGTATTACATTGGCCATGATATCGCTTGAAGCTGTATCTTTTTCTTCAGCACTTTTATGGGTGTGGCTGATTTTATTAGGCGTATTTATTGTAGACGCGACATTGACATTGCTTCGCAGGCTGGTACGTGGCGAAAAAGTATATGAGGCACATCGGAGTCATGCTTATCAGTATGCCTCTCGCATTTTTAATGCACACATACCTGTCACTTTGTGCATAATCGTAATAAATTTCATATGGCTTTTCCCAATTGCGTTGCTTGTTGCATTTGACAGGCTTGACGGTGCTGCCGGTTTGTTGATCGCTTACACGCCGCTCATCATTCTGGCTCTGAAATTTAAGGCCGGTATTAAAGAAGTAAATTATTAA
- a CDS encoding Wzz/FepE/Etk N-terminal domain-containing protein: MSSSLRSALVPQHKEFNSFGIIKNLWDQKVIIFLTAAVIASAFAAYAFSVTPVYKVSSILRPAAINELDALNRSEVYVLPPSEALVRVGMALESYEIRMGFFRSNQKLFEGFVRPGQTLQQAFEEFNKKSINLILANKDKVDALGSYLELELNYPKGIDGVSILNGFIKYAIANERDQISADLTVIVNNRLKEIDGRLATARSAYDTWKEAKIASLTESDNIRRAQLKDELQGLRIQLHSLSSNRIAELDEAIAIAKKLNIRMPASPTSVGDDAHSGSITMRTEINNQQIPLYFMGVSALEAERTALLQRKSNDFTERRIAQIAKELKLLEFNREIEVLKSRVNDELFLNDVQPLRAEKARLLTVNKDMSHLKLVVIDKQALEPTTPISPNRLLLITGGGLLGLIIGCALAFFRTVIHRLRDPKVL; encoded by the coding sequence GTGAGTAGTAGCCTACGCTCCGCCCTCGTTCCCCAGCATAAAGAATTTAATTCGTTCGGAATTATAAAAAATCTCTGGGATCAGAAAGTCATTATTTTTTTAACCGCCGCGGTGATTGCATCAGCTTTTGCAGCCTATGCATTTTCGGTCACGCCAGTATACAAGGTGAGCAGTATACTTCGGCCTGCTGCGATTAATGAACTGGATGCGCTCAATCGCTCGGAAGTTTATGTTTTACCTCCTAGCGAGGCACTGGTAAGAGTCGGTATGGCCTTAGAGTCTTATGAGATTCGTATGGGGTTTTTTAGGTCCAATCAGAAATTATTTGAGGGGTTTGTGCGTCCTGGACAAACTCTGCAGCAAGCATTTGAGGAGTTTAATAAAAAATCAATTAACTTAATATTGGCTAATAAGGATAAGGTTGACGCGCTTGGTTCTTATCTGGAGCTTGAGCTAAATTATCCAAAAGGAATAGATGGAGTTTCAATACTCAATGGATTTATCAAGTATGCAATAGCAAATGAGCGTGATCAGATATCTGCAGACTTGACGGTTATTGTAAATAATCGATTAAAAGAAATTGACGGTAGACTCGCCACAGCCCGCTCAGCTTATGATACATGGAAAGAAGCAAAGATAGCGTCTCTGACTGAATCAGACAATATTCGCCGAGCTCAGTTAAAAGATGAACTTCAGGGGCTGCGTATACAACTTCATAGCTTAAGTTCAAATCGAATTGCTGAGCTGGATGAAGCGATAGCAATTGCCAAAAAACTGAATATCAGAATGCCGGCTTCGCCTACGTCTGTCGGTGATGATGCACACTCTGGTTCTATCACTATGCGAACAGAAATTAACAATCAGCAGATTCCCTTATATTTTATGGGGGTCAGTGCGCTTGAGGCTGAGCGTACGGCCTTGCTACAGCGAAAATCGAATGACTTTACTGAAAGACGTATCGCCCAAATTGCGAAAGAATTAAAGCTGTTGGAGTTTAATCGAGAAATAGAGGTCTTGAAAAGTCGAGTGAACGACGAATTATTTTTGAATGATGTACAGCCATTGCGTGCAGAGAAAGCACGCCTGCTGACGGTAAATAAAGATATGAGTCATCTTAAGCTCGTAGTCATTGACAAACAAGCATTAGAGCCCACCACCCCAATTAGTCCAAATCGCCTTTTGCTCATTACAGGCGGAGGGTTGCTAGGCCTTATTATCGGATGTGCTCTCGCTTTTTTTCGTACGGTCATTCATAGGCTGCGCGATCCGAAAGTTCTGTGA
- a CDS encoding glycosyltransferase family A protein — translation MITILTATYNRFTTLPRLLKSLREQSSKEFEWVLIDDGSSDETQNFVNELKETNLGFGLTAVRQNNAGKHAAINSGVVAAKGNWIFIVDSDDALLPDAVETVLASVAAATSSTVGLCYRKAYFSGELLGNEIKTAEPSLISTPTEAGKLFKGDLAYIFRTEVMSKFPFPIFEAEKFVPELYIWNKIGDVGDVIFFTRKVIYLCDYLEDGYSRNFSRHLRANPKGFFIYYWSQFLREKTLFYKFKNLIRSAQCLLYMVLGRP, via the coding sequence GTGATCACAATTTTAACGGCAACATATAATCGCTTTACAACGCTTCCTCGGTTGCTAAAGAGCCTGCGTGAGCAAAGCTCAAAAGAGTTTGAGTGGGTGCTGATAGACGATGGTAGTTCTGATGAGACACAAAATTTTGTCAATGAGCTAAAAGAAACCAATTTAGGTTTCGGGCTAACGGCGGTCAGGCAGAATAATGCTGGAAAGCACGCGGCTATTAATAGCGGAGTGGTGGCAGCAAAAGGAAATTGGATCTTCATTGTCGACAGCGATGACGCACTACTGCCTGATGCTGTCGAAACTGTTTTAGCGTCAGTCGCGGCCGCGACTAGTAGCACAGTTGGCTTGTGCTATCGGAAAGCTTATTTTAGTGGGGAGCTGCTCGGCAATGAGATAAAGACTGCGGAACCGAGCCTTATCTCCACACCGACGGAAGCCGGTAAATTATTCAAGGGCGATTTAGCTTATATATTTAGAACTGAAGTTATGTCTAAGTTTCCGTTTCCAATTTTTGAAGCTGAGAAGTTTGTTCCAGAGTTATACATTTGGAATAAAATAGGTGATGTGGGAGATGTAATATTTTTCACGAGAAAAGTAATTTATCTCTGCGACTATCTGGAAGACGGATACAGCCGAAACTTTTCACGCCATTTAAGAGCTAATCCAAAAGGATTTTTTATTTATTATTGGTCGCAGTTCTTGCGCGAAAAAACCTTGTTTTACAAGTTTAAGAACCTAATTAGGTCTGCCCAATGCCTTTTGTATATGGTTCTAGGGAGGCCTTGA
- a CDS encoding glycosyltransferase family 4 protein, with product MKIVYVITRSDVIGGASVHLLDLALGSFQAGHSVDILVGGEGVFNSRARDLGLSCFPLKYLVREINPRKDIRAFFELRKMLSKLKPDLVHLHSSKAGILGRLAAKSLGLPAIFTAHGWAFTEGVSAKRRFLYRNIERIMARFSEQILTVSEFDRQLALKAKVGDEASVLTIHNGMPEVSSNIVSLTESDKVRLIMVARFEVPKNQKFLLEALAKVAPKNWELELVGDGPSFSSVQTLAAHLGIGEKVVFSGACDDVPIRLSRSDVFVLISDWEGLPLTILEAMRTGLPVIASNVGGVSELVANGENGFVVERGDQKGLMDALTQLINSPELRKKQGLLGQHIYRTNFTFDIMLDKILKIYQKVLDRTK from the coding sequence GTGAAAATTGTTTATGTCATAACCCGCTCAGACGTTATAGGCGGTGCTAGTGTACACCTCCTTGATTTGGCACTGGGTTCTTTTCAAGCGGGACATAGTGTCGATATTCTCGTTGGTGGCGAGGGCGTCTTTAATTCCCGAGCGCGGGATTTAGGTTTATCGTGCTTCCCATTAAAGTATCTTGTTCGCGAAATTAATCCTAGAAAAGATATTCGCGCCTTTTTTGAATTAAGGAAAATGCTTTCCAAGCTAAAACCTGACCTCGTCCACTTGCATTCCTCCAAGGCTGGTATTCTTGGAAGACTCGCTGCTAAAAGTCTTGGCTTGCCAGCAATTTTTACGGCACATGGTTGGGCTTTTACAGAGGGAGTGTCTGCCAAGCGTCGTTTCTTATACCGTAATATTGAAAGGATCATGGCCCGTTTTTCAGAACAGATCCTTACGGTTTCTGAATTTGACAGGCAACTCGCCTTGAAGGCTAAGGTAGGCGATGAAGCCAGCGTTCTAACGATTCATAACGGTATGCCCGAGGTCAGTTCTAATATAGTTAGCCTTACCGAGTCTGATAAAGTACGCTTAATCATGGTCGCAAGGTTCGAAGTTCCAAAAAACCAAAAGTTTCTTTTGGAAGCGCTTGCAAAAGTGGCACCAAAGAACTGGGAGCTTGAACTGGTAGGCGATGGCCCTTCGTTTTCCAGCGTTCAGACGTTGGCAGCGCATCTGGGAATAGGCGAGAAGGTGGTTTTTTCCGGGGCTTGTGATGACGTCCCGATCAGGCTTTCGCGGTCGGATGTTTTCGTCTTGATCTCTGACTGGGAAGGGTTGCCGCTGACCATATTGGAAGCTATGCGAACTGGGCTTCCGGTAATAGCATCTAACGTGGGAGGCGTATCTGAGCTGGTGGCAAACGGTGAGAACGGTTTCGTGGTGGAGCGCGGGGACCAGAAGGGATTGATGGATGCACTGACACAGTTGATTAATTCCCCCGAGCTTCGAAAAAAACAAGGTCTTTTAGGGCAGCACATATATCGCACAAATTTTACTTTCGATATCATGTTGGATAAAATCCTGAAAATTTACCAGAAAGTGTTAGACAGGACTAAATGA
- a CDS encoding NAD-dependent epimerase/dehydratase family protein, producing MKILITGANGFIGRALSKHLVSLAKYSVVGTCRKPSDVASDIQMVSTGEVDGNTGWDQALQGVDTVIHLAARAHVLDAGSEDPVLEFERINVQGAVNLAQQAVKAGVRRFIFISSIGVNGSETHDGAFTESDEPKPHAEYARSKLKAERELSELLAGETMELIVIRPPLVYAAEAPGNFNRLLKLIATGVPLPFAAVENKRSMIALENLVDFIELCIGHPSAANELFLVSDGTDFSISEIINLLALGMGRKERLFRVPDALIRSVASAVGKRSLYTQLCRSLVVDNKKSRALLNWAPARKAHDALVESGERFRLL from the coding sequence ATGAAAATCCTTATTACCGGTGCTAATGGCTTTATTGGGCGGGCGTTGTCTAAGCATCTTGTTAGCCTAGCTAAATATTCAGTTGTCGGTACTTGTCGCAAACCTTCTGATGTTGCTTCAGATATCCAAATGGTCTCGACGGGGGAAGTAGATGGTAATACGGGCTGGGATCAGGCTCTACAAGGAGTCGACACCGTTATCCATCTCGCAGCACGCGCGCATGTATTAGACGCCGGGAGCGAAGATCCAGTATTGGAATTTGAACGGATTAATGTTCAAGGTGCTGTCAATTTAGCGCAGCAAGCGGTAAAAGCAGGTGTCCGTCGTTTTATATTCATCAGCTCAATTGGTGTCAACGGTTCGGAGACCCATGATGGTGCTTTCACTGAGAGTGATGAACCCAAGCCTCATGCAGAATATGCTCGCTCCAAGTTGAAAGCAGAGCGCGAGCTCTCGGAATTGCTCGCTGGCGAGACCATGGAGCTGATAGTTATTCGTCCTCCGTTAGTTTATGCCGCTGAGGCACCTGGTAATTTTAATCGTCTGTTAAAATTGATCGCTACGGGAGTGCCACTGCCGTTCGCCGCCGTAGAAAATAAGCGTAGCATGATAGCATTGGAGAACTTGGTAGATTTTATTGAACTATGTATTGGGCACCCGTCAGCTGCAAATGAATTGTTTTTAGTTTCTGATGGAACTGATTTTTCCATTAGTGAAATTATCAATTTGTTGGCGTTGGGTATGGGCCGAAAAGAAAGACTGTTCCGCGTTCCTGACGCCTTAATCCGTTCAGTCGCCAGTGCTGTTGGGAAGCGATCGTTATATACGCAGTTGTGTAGATCATTAGTTGTCGATAATAAAAAATCCAGAGCATTATTGAACTGGGCCCCTGCGAGAAAAGCTCATGATGCTTTGGTCGAATCAGGCGAAAGATTCCGTTTATTATAG
- a CDS encoding oligosaccharide flippase family protein, with product MFTVFKNMSLLFVVQLFGYLVPILEIPVLARSLGVQEYGKVVLVQSIALLSSLVVEYGFSLSAARQVSLVKTDVSTLSKVFGEVLSAKVIISSIISFTAFILYMFFYSNTFEIEVVGLGFLYFLAFGFSPFWFFQGLEKIALVVFLEVALRISSLLCLFIFIRHPSDALFALAILATFALANTLIGNYICYRGGCRIRFSLLGGWLQIRKGFHVFIYKSSNNILLSAGPALVGLLCGKVAVSGYVPAEKIIRGFVGFINPVLIGFFPYLNRQYLSSAKAASKLSWIIVGLMFLLGCVSALAISVAGGFLINKLLGADFEQATTTLQVFVWIIPFRMANQALGLCMLIPRGMDKVASSAMLLFSVMSILVASLLSIKYYVNGIVLGFVLAEIMLCVTLLILSCRYKPVTYIEERTE from the coding sequence GTGTTTACCGTATTTAAAAATATGAGCCTGCTTTTCGTCGTACAGCTTTTTGGGTATTTGGTGCCTATCTTGGAAATACCTGTATTAGCACGTTCGTTGGGCGTTCAGGAATACGGCAAGGTAGTACTTGTCCAATCGATTGCCCTTTTGTCCTCACTTGTTGTGGAGTATGGGTTTTCGTTAAGTGCTGCTCGGCAAGTTTCGTTAGTCAAGACTGATGTGTCGACTCTGTCGAAAGTCTTCGGCGAAGTGCTTTCTGCAAAAGTTATAATCTCTTCTATCATAAGTTTTACAGCGTTTATTTTGTATATGTTTTTTTATTCGAATACTTTCGAGATTGAGGTTGTAGGCCTGGGGTTTTTGTACTTTTTAGCTTTCGGATTTAGCCCGTTTTGGTTTTTTCAAGGGCTTGAAAAAATTGCACTTGTTGTGTTTTTGGAAGTGGCGCTACGTATCTCTAGCCTTTTATGCTTGTTTATTTTTATTCGACATCCAAGTGACGCTTTATTCGCATTAGCTATTTTAGCGACATTTGCATTGGCAAACACGCTGATTGGGAATTATATATGTTACCGAGGCGGATGCAGGATTCGGTTTAGCTTGTTAGGCGGGTGGCTTCAGATCCGCAAGGGCTTTCACGTTTTTATATATAAGAGCTCAAACAACATTTTGCTTAGCGCCGGCCCTGCTCTTGTAGGATTACTTTGTGGGAAAGTAGCTGTTTCAGGATATGTTCCTGCCGAAAAAATCATAAGAGGATTTGTAGGTTTTATAAATCCTGTACTCATTGGTTTTTTTCCATATTTAAATAGACAGTATCTTTCCTCAGCAAAAGCTGCATCTAAGCTATCTTGGATCATCGTGGGGCTGATGTTCTTGCTGGGTTGCGTAAGCGCATTGGCCATTTCCGTAGCTGGTGGATTTCTAATAAACAAACTATTGGGCGCTGATTTTGAGCAGGCAACGACGACGTTGCAGGTTTTTGTATGGATAATCCCTTTCAGAATGGCTAATCAAGCATTGGGCCTATGCATGCTGATACCTCGGGGCATGGATAAAGTCGCTAGTTCTGCGATGCTATTGTTTTCGGTGATGTCTATACTTGTTGCGAGTCTATTATCAATTAAGTACTACGTTAACGGCATTGTTCTCGGGTTTGTCTTGGCGGAAATTATGTTATGCGTTACGTTACTTATATTGTCTTGCCGGTATAAGCCAGTCACTTATATTGAGGAGCGTACTGAGTGA